In the Flavisolibacter tropicus genome, one interval contains:
- a CDS encoding DUF4136 domain-containing protein, producing MKKFLLQLCWLLPLIVTYSCSPPLKVNSDYDKNVDFAKYKTFALFKSDSSQTISQLNQSRIADAIRGEMVKKGFQEATSNPDVLINSVAIFKDRTSVSATNYGYGGVYRPYYWGGGVGYTNYDVQHYKDGSLIIDIIDANTQKLIWQGIGNKEIDGPIKDPDTKIPKAISMIMEGFPPKAKKS from the coding sequence ATGAAAAAGTTCTTGCTGCAGCTGTGTTGGTTACTCCCTTTAATTGTAACCTATTCTTGCAGCCCACCGTTGAAAGTAAATTCGGATTATGATAAAAACGTTGATTTTGCCAAGTACAAAACCTTTGCTCTTTTCAAGAGTGATAGTAGTCAAACAATTAGTCAGTTAAATCAAAGTCGCATTGCTGATGCTATACGTGGCGAAATGGTGAAGAAAGGCTTCCAGGAGGCTACATCTAATCCCGATGTGCTAATCAATTCGGTAGCCATATTTAAAGATAGAACATCGGTAAGCGCTACCAATTATGGCTATGGCGGCGTGTATAGGCCTTACTATTGGGGAGGAGGCGTTGGTTATACGAACTACGATGTGCAGCATTATAAAGATGGCTCCTTGATTATAGATATAATTGATGCAAATACACAAAAGCTTATTTGGCAAGGGATAGGGAATAAGGAGATTGATGGACCGATTAAGGATCCGGATACCAAAATCCCAAAAGCCATTTCTATGATTATGGAAGGATTTCCTCCAAAGGCTAAAAAATCATAA
- a CDS encoding transposase — MAIQRRKFSDDQKISILKEAEASGVTAVLRTYNLSYSVFARWKQKFMKPDTHIQGHALTGRSKSEIKLLLQENARLKKIIADMALELERKDEELRKTHALLGKRN; from the coding sequence ATGGCTATCCAAAGAAGAAAGTTTTCTGATGATCAGAAAATAAGCATATTAAAGGAGGCTGAAGCATCAGGTGTAACGGCTGTATTACGAACATATAATCTCTCTTATAGTGTATTTGCAAGATGGAAGCAAAAGTTTATGAAACCTGATACTCACATACAAGGACATGCATTGACTGGCAGAAGCAAGTCTGAAATTAAATTGCTGTTACAAGAAAATGCACGTCTGAAAAAGATCATTGCCGATATGGCTTTAGAGCTGGAGCGAAAAGATGAAGAACTAAGAAAGACACATGCTTTATTAGGAAAAAGAAATTAA
- a CDS encoding OmpA family protein gives MLRIAILPIAVLVVSLTSSCGKKKIEAAQSQVSQLQARNSELESNVATLQKQATDYQSQYNSVKDEYDKYKASCQQKEAQLEEIRAVLTDEANSLMKLQELLENALAEFKDKGVDVYYREGLVHVSMADQLLYKSGSSALGEEGKRALGTLANVLNEYPKLKVIVLGNTDNVKYKKGGDNWTLSTERANGVVRFLREKYNVEPTRLTSAGKAMFNPIADNSTAEGRAKNRRTDIILNPDIDRLWEMARQNK, from the coding sequence ATGTTACGAATAGCAATCTTACCTATTGCAGTTCTGGTAGTATCATTGACTTCTTCCTGCGGTAAGAAAAAGATAGAGGCTGCACAAAGCCAGGTCAGCCAATTACAGGCACGCAATAGTGAATTGGAAAGTAATGTTGCCACACTACAAAAACAGGCTACTGACTACCAGTCGCAATATAATTCCGTAAAAGATGAATATGATAAGTACAAGGCAAGCTGTCAGCAAAAGGAAGCGCAGTTAGAAGAGATACGTGCCGTTCTAACTGATGAAGCCAATAGCCTAATGAAACTGCAAGAACTTTTGGAGAATGCCTTAGCTGAATTTAAAGACAAAGGTGTGGATGTGTATTATCGGGAAGGATTGGTACATGTAAGTATGGCCGACCAGCTCCTGTATAAAAGTGGTAGTTCCGCCTTGGGTGAAGAGGGTAAAAGGGCATTGGGTACTTTAGCAAATGTATTGAACGAGTATCCCAAGTTGAAAGTAATTGTGCTGGGTAATACAGATAATGTGAAGTATAAAAAAGGTGGAGACAACTGGACATTAAGCACTGAGCGTGCTAATGGAGTAGTGCGCTTTTTGCGGGAGAAATATAATGTAGAGCCAACACGGTTAACGTCTGCTGGAAAGGCTATGTTTAATCCAATTGCCGATAATTCAACAGCTGAGGGCCGTGCCAAGAACCGACGCACCGATATTATTTTGAATCCGGATATTGATCGGTTGTGGGAAATGGCAAGGCAAAATAAGTAG
- a CDS encoding HAD family hydrolase has product MRKVYLLRLIILLYWAMSLGKASMAQYTAESYTDNDPLPAWNNGKIKQAIISYIQQITDSTSTHFIPVIDRIATFDNDGTLWAEQPLVQELFILYQVKKMVEKKPALKNQQPFKAIIENDTAYFKNGGQNAILELVAATHTGMTEDEFEAAVKDFFSMAIYPGRNVPVKQITYQPQIELLNYLRANGFKTFICSGGTVEFVRSISEELYGIPKYQVIGTTFKYKFNDSTVTIMREPASKLSNDKEGKPVGIQMHIGQRPVFACGNERSGGDIAMLKYSQSSKYPTFQLLINHDDAAREYAYQEKDNASLKAAAKYNWYVVSMKMDWKTVFVKEP; this is encoded by the coding sequence ATGAGGAAAGTATACCTGTTACGCCTGATTATTTTGTTATACTGGGCCATGAGCCTTGGTAAGGCTAGCATGGCCCAGTACACGGCGGAAAGTTATACTGACAATGATCCACTTCCTGCTTGGAATAATGGCAAAATAAAACAAGCCATTATCAGTTATATACAGCAAATTACAGATAGTACAAGCACTCATTTTATCCCTGTTATCGATCGCATTGCCACTTTTGATAACGATGGTACGCTATGGGCTGAGCAGCCCCTGGTACAGGAACTCTTTATTCTATACCAGGTAAAAAAAATGGTCGAGAAAAAGCCGGCTTTGAAAAATCAACAACCGTTCAAGGCAATTATAGAAAATGACACAGCCTATTTTAAAAATGGTGGACAAAATGCAATACTTGAATTAGTAGCAGCCACGCATACAGGCATGACAGAAGATGAATTTGAAGCAGCCGTCAAAGATTTCTTTTCAATGGCCATATATCCTGGCCGAAATGTACCAGTAAAACAGATAACCTATCAACCACAAATCGAATTGCTTAATTACCTGCGTGCTAATGGCTTTAAGACATTTATTTGTTCAGGAGGTACGGTAGAATTTGTTAGGAGTATTTCAGAAGAGCTCTACGGTATACCTAAGTACCAGGTAATTGGTACCACTTTCAAATATAAGTTCAATGATAGTACGGTTACCATTATGCGCGAGCCTGCCTCAAAATTGAGCAATGATAAAGAAGGAAAGCCTGTAGGCATACAGATGCATATAGGCCAGCGACCGGTATTTGCTTGCGGCAACGAACGCAGCGGTGGCGATATTGCTATGCTAAAATATTCGCAAAGCAGCAAGTATCCCACATTCCAGTTGTTGATCAATCATGATGATGCAGCCAGAGAGTATGCCTACCAGGAAAAAGACAATGCTTCTTTAAAGGCAGCAGCAAAGTACAATTGGTATGTAGTGAGTATGAAAATGGATTGGAAAACGGTATTTGTAAAAGAACCATGA